The genomic stretch CCGTAGTCGAAGTTGTCCTCATTCTGCACGGACGGCTTGGCGTCGCGCTGCTCGGCGTACAGGGCGCGGAGCCGGGGGAAGTCCTGGACGGCCTGCTCGGCTGCCGGCCACAGCTGCTCGGTCCACTCCTCCGCGCTCTGCCCGCTGCGCACGACCATGGAGATCCACGCGGCCTCGCTGGTGGCGACGCCCATCACGTACGCGATCACGGCGTTCATGGCCCGATCGGCCTCCCGCAGCGCGAAGCCGGCGCCCTCGAACACGGAGAGCAGGTGCTCGGAGCGGCGCAGCACGTTGGGCCCCAGGTAGGACAGCCCGGCCTCGCCGAGTTTGGCGGCCACCCACGGGTGGCGCAGGATCGCCGCCCGCAACCCGTGCGCGACGTCGGCCACCGCGGCGCGCCACGCAACGGGATCGCCCGGCGCGGGCAGCGTGAGCTCGCCGAAGACCTCGTCCACGGCCAGCTCGAACAGCTCGTCCTTGTTGGTCACGTGCCGGTAGAGCGAGGTGGCGCCGGCGCCCAGCCTGCTGCCGAGGCGGCGCATGCTCAGGGCGTCCATGCCCTCCTCGTCGAGGAGCCGCACGGCCTCGGCCACGATGTGCTCTCTGCTCAGGACCGGCTGCTCCCGCTCCTTGCGCGGGCGCGCCCATACCGACGGGAGCGGCTGCTTGTCTGCTGCCATGAGAACCACGCTAGCGTGTCGCGTACGATGTGCGCAATCGGGCACATCGTGCGCATCAGCCGGCGCAGCGCGTCGTCGGGGGTGCCGCCGATGCCGTCCAGCCAGTCGTCGAGCAGCGCGCCGTTCATGCGCGGGTCGATCCTGATGCCGTGCCAGTGGATGGTGGTGTCCGCCGGCAGCGCGTTGCGGTGAGCCACGCGGGGCCGGTCAGGCGCGGCGCGGTGGCGCGGCGGTGGAGCCGCGGACGACGAGGGTCGCGGGCAGCAGCAGGGAACGGGCCGGGCGGCCGGGCTCGTCGATGCAGTCCAGGAGCATGCGGGCGGCCTCGGCCCCCAGCTCGTGGCGGGGCACGGCGACCGTCGTCAGCGGCGGGCGGAGCTTGTCGAGGAACGGCATGTCGTTGAAGCCGATGACGCTGATGTCGCCGGGGCAGGACAGGCCGCGTTCGGCGAAGACGTCGTAGCAGCCGAGCGCGATGAGGTCGTTGCCGGCCACGACCGCGGTGAAGTCGGTGGTGCGCGACAGGAGAGCGCGCAGGGCGGCGGCGCCGTCGTCCTCGCTCCAGCGGGCGCACTCGACCACGAGGTCGTCGGCCAGGCCGTGGTCACGTACGGCGTGCCGGAACGCCTGCGACCTGACCAGGCCGGTGGAGGTGCCGAGCGGCCCCGACAGATGGGCGATCCTGGTGTGGCCGAGGCCGGCCAGGTGGCGTACGGCGGCGGCGATCCCGGTGGCGTCGTCCCCGGTGACGGCCGGAATGGGCAGGTCGCGCACCTGCCGGTTGATCAGGACCATGGTGACGCCCTGCTCGTGGAGTTGCCTGAGGAGCGGGTGGTCGAGGCGGGCGGTGGCGACGATGAGGCCCTCGACCCGGCGGGAGCGCAGCGACTCGATCTTGGCGCGCTCCCGCTCCTCGTCGTTGTCGGTGTTGACGATCCACACGTTGTAGCCGTCGGACTCCAGCACGCTCTCCACGCCGCGCACGATCGGCGGGAAGAGCGGGTTGGTGAGGTCGGGGATGACCAGCCCCACGGTGCTGGACCGGGAGGTCTTGAGGCTGCGGGCCACCGAGTTGGGCTGGTAGCCGAGCGCCTGGGCCGCGCGCATGACCCGGCGGGCGGTCTCGGCGCTGATCTGCTGGCGGGTCTTCGGGTTGAGCGCGCGTGAGGCCGTGGCCGTGTGCACGCCGGCGGCCTCGGCGACGTCTCTGAGGGTGGGTGCCGATGACGGGTTCGGGTTGCTCATCGGCCGCTATCTTCTCCTAGGTCGAGGAGCCCCTGGGTGAGCAGGTCCCCGTCCGGGGCCGAGCCGTAGCGGCGCCGGAGCACGACGATCGTGGAGAGGGACGCAAGGTCCGCGCGCCCGTCGGCGACGAGCCCGTCGTCCGGGTCCTTCAAGCACTGAAGGCAGCGTGCCGGAGCTCGCGCGGTGGCGGGCGACGTCCGGAGGGCGGCGGCGGCCTCCTCGATGACGACGTCGTCCGCCGCGCCGCCGAGTATCGCCCGCGTAGTCTCACGCAGGGCGGTGGCGAGCCTGCGTACGGCGGGGTTCGCGCCCAGGGCGCACAACACCGTGCCCAGGTACGGCGGGTTCGCGGGCACGTGGCGGTAGGCGATGACGTTGTCGAGGCTGGTCAGCGCCGCGTCGATCTCGCCGTCGAGCAGGGCGGCGAACTGGGCGGGGGAGGAGGCGACGGCGACCTCCCGCACGTCGGGAGCGAGCAGGCCGAGGCGGCGAGCGGTACGCAGCAACACGGACGGGCTGAAGGCGCCCACCACCAGCGGTCGTGTCGTCATGGTCGCTCCCAGCCCCGCACTCGTTTGCACAACCCCGCTGAACCTCTTGACAGTTACTGCAGTGAAACGCATGCTCCAAGCCAGCGCAATCGTTTGCGGGGAACGAGCATGCGCGCGGCGGAGAAGCTCATCGAAGGAGGGCGCTCATGACCGCACAACCCCCAGAAGACCCGCACGCCGAGGTCATCCGCCGGCTCAACGAGGCCGGCACCACCGTTCTGCTCGTCGAGCAGAACGTGCGGCTCGGGCTCGCGCTGGCCACCCACGGCGTGGTGATGGAAGGCGGCCGGGTCCGCCTGGCCGGCACGGCCGCCGCCGTCCGCGACAACCCCGAGATCGCGTCGCTCTACCTGGGAGGTGAGACACGGTGGACGAGCGAGTCGCCGCCGCCATCGCGCACTGGGCGCCCCGGTTCACCGCCAACGGCGTGACCGTCTCCGACTTCGAGCGCATCACGCGCGGCCTCGACGCCTGGGATGGCTGGTGCGCCGCCTGGTCGTCGGTGGCCGCCGAGCACGAGACCCTCGGCAGGCAGGCGCTGGCCACCGGCCGCCTGCTGTCGGCCGGGCAACACCTGGCGCAGGCCGCGCTCTATTTCCACTTCGCCAAGTTCGTGTTCGTGGCCGACCTCGACCAGATGCGGCGGGCCCATCGGCGGGCCGTGACCTGCCTCGACGACGCCCTGCCGCACCTGTCGCCACCCGGGCGGCGCATCGAGATCGACTTCGAGGCCGGCCGGCTCGTCGGCGTGCTGCGCGTCCCGCCGGGGCCGGGGCCGCATCCGGCGGTGCTCATGCTCTCCGGGCTGGACTCGGCCAAGGAGGAGCACCGCGTGGTCGAGCAGCTGTTCCTGGAGCGGGGGCTGGCCACGTTCGCCGTGGACGGCCCCGGGCAGGGCGAGGCCGAGTACGACCTGCCGATCAGGGCCGACTGGTCGCTGCCCGGCAAGGCGCTGCTCGACGCGCTGTGCGCCCAGCCGCGCATCGACCCCGCCAGGATCGGGGTGTGGGGCGTCAGCCTCGGTGGCTACTACGCGCCCCGGGTGACCGCCGCGGCCGGCGACCGGATCAAGGCGTGTGTGGCGCTCGCCGGGCCGTACGACTTCGGCGACTGCTGGTCCGGGCTGCCCCAGCTCACCCGGGACACCTTCCGCGTCAGGTCGGGCGCCCGCACCGAGGAGGAGGCCAGGCGCATCGCGTACACCCTCACCCTGGAAGGCACGGCGCACACGATCATCGCGCCTCTGCTCGTCGTGTTCGGGCGCAAGGACCGGCTCATCCCCTGGCGGCAGGCCGAGCGGCTGGCCGCCGCGACGGGCGGCGACAGCGAGCTGCTCGTGCTGGAGGACGGCAACCACGGCTGCGCCGACCTCGCGCCCTGGCACCGTCCCTACACCGCCGACTGGCTGGCACAGCGGCTCTGCGCGAAAGGCACGTCGGAATGACACGGAAACGAGTGGGCTGGATCGGCGCCGGCCGCATGGGAGCGCCCATGGCCGAGCGGCTGGCGAGGGCCGGGGTGGACCTGGCAACGGCAGGGGCTGCGGGCGGTGGACGCGCAGCAGCTCATGCGACTCTACGAGATGGGCTCCGACCAGGTGGAAGCGATCAACGCGGTGAGCGGC from Nonomuraea polychroma encodes the following:
- a CDS encoding TetR/AcrR family transcriptional regulator — translated: MAADKQPLPSVWARPRKEREQPVLSREHIVAEAVRLLDEEGMDALSMRRLGSRLGAGATSLYRHVTNKDELFELAVDEVFGELTLPAPGDPVAWRAAVADVAHGLRAAILRHPWVAAKLGEAGLSYLGPNVLRRSEHLLSVFEGAGFALREADRAMNAVIAYVMGVATSEAAWISMVVRSGQSAEEWTEQLWPAAEQAVQDFPRLRALYAEQRDAKPSVQNEDNFDYGLQRILDGLEARLRTTASG
- a CDS encoding LacI family DNA-binding transcriptional regulator; this translates as MSNPNPSSAPTLRDVAEAAGVHTATASRALNPKTRQQISAETARRVMRAAQALGYQPNSVARSLKTSRSSTVGLVIPDLTNPLFPPIVRGVESVLESDGYNVWIVNTDNDEERERAKIESLRSRRVEGLIVATARLDHPLLRQLHEQGVTMVLINRQVRDLPIPAVTGDDATGIAAAVRHLAGLGHTRIAHLSGPLGTSTGLVRSQAFRHAVRDHGLADDLVVECARWSEDDGAAALRALLSRTTDFTAVVAGNDLIALGCYDVFAERGLSCPGDISVIGFNDMPFLDKLRPPLTTVAVPRHELGAEAARMLLDCIDEPGRPARSLLLPATLVVRGSTAAPPRRA
- a CDS encoding alpha/beta hydrolase family protein, whose amino-acid sequence is MDERVAAAIAHWAPRFTANGVTVSDFERITRGLDAWDGWCAAWSSVAAEHETLGRQALATGRLLSAGQHLAQAALYFHFAKFVFVADLDQMRRAHRRAVTCLDDALPHLSPPGRRIEIDFEAGRLVGVLRVPPGPGPHPAVLMLSGLDSAKEEHRVVEQLFLERGLATFAVDGPGQGEAEYDLPIRADWSLPGKALLDALCAQPRIDPARIGVWGVSLGGYYAPRVTAAAGDRIKACVALAGPYDFGDCWSGLPQLTRDTFRVRSGARTEEEARRIAYTLTLEGTAHTIIAPLLVVFGRKDRLIPWRQAERLAAATGGDSELLVLEDGNHGCADLAPWHRPYTADWLAQRLCAKGTSE